Proteins encoded within one genomic window of Nonomuraea gerenzanensis:
- a CDS encoding ABC transporter permease, with protein MTQLTALGKPPAAQAARRAPRRSRRAIALNLIAVVIGLVVWTLLATLGVQGLPGPLEVAAKAGELIADGTLFTDALASLRRVLIGFLLGTLLAIPVGFLMGWYATARGLLEPYVQFFRTIPPLAIIPLAIVLMGIGEVPKVFVIFLASFLSSVVSTFQGVVDVDKTLINAARVLGASDRTIFLKVVVPASTPFILVGMRVGLGSAWGTLVAAELIAAQEGLGFRMQQAQLYYDLSTIFVGLIAIGVLGLLMDRLLLLAERRLTDWQERR; from the coding sequence ATGACCCAGCTCACCGCGCTGGGCAAGCCGCCGGCGGCGCAGGCCGCCCGGCGGGCCCCCAGGCGCTCGCGGCGCGCCATCGCTCTCAACCTGATCGCCGTCGTCATCGGCCTGGTCGTGTGGACGTTGCTGGCCACCCTCGGCGTGCAGGGCCTGCCGGGCCCGCTGGAGGTGGCGGCCAAGGCGGGTGAGCTGATCGCCGACGGCACCCTGTTCACGGACGCGCTGGCGAGCCTGCGCAGGGTGCTCATCGGCTTCCTGCTCGGCACGCTGCTGGCCATCCCGGTCGGCTTCCTGATGGGCTGGTACGCCACCGCGCGCGGCCTGCTGGAGCCGTACGTGCAGTTCTTCCGCACCATCCCGCCGCTGGCGATCATCCCGCTGGCCATCGTGCTCATGGGCATCGGCGAAGTGCCGAAGGTCTTCGTGATCTTCCTGGCGTCGTTCCTGTCCAGCGTCGTCTCGACCTTCCAGGGCGTCGTGGACGTGGACAAGACGCTGATCAACGCCGCCCGGGTGCTCGGCGCCTCCGACCGCACCATCTTCCTCAAGGTCGTGGTGCCGGCCTCGACGCCGTTCATCCTGGTCGGGATGCGGGTCGGGCTCGGCTCGGCCTGGGGCACGCTGGTCGCCGCCGAGCTGATCGCCGCCCAGGAGGGCCTGGGCTTCCGGATGCAGCAGGCCCAGCTCTACTACGACCTGTCCACGATCTTCGTGGGCCTGATCGCCATCGGCGTGCTCGGCCTGCTGATGGACCGCCTGCTGCTGCTCGCCGAGCGCCGCCTCACCGACTGGCAGGAGCGCCGTTGA
- a CDS encoding ABC transporter permease — MTRVAAFLHRRAGVRLSLLLSAPLAWLGLAYLGALAALFVTAFYSVDTFTGELVRTFTWANFRDLVTGEVYRTIVLRSVGVALAVTVIDLVVAFPMAFAMAKLASPRARRWLVIAVLTPLWASYLVKAYAWRVMLSSGGLLGWGFGLTATVLTLAYLWLPYMILPIYAGLERLPNSMLEAAGDLGARAWRVFRTIVWPLTFPAVIAGSIFTFSLSLGDYIAVKIVGGRGQLIGNVVYDNIGAANNLPFAAAVATVPVVVMLGYLAAVRRTGALENL, encoded by the coding sequence TTGACCCGCGTCGCCGCCTTCCTGCACCGCAGGGCGGGGGTACGCCTGTCACTGCTGCTGTCGGCGCCGCTGGCGTGGCTGGGGCTGGCGTACCTGGGGGCGCTGGCGGCGCTGTTCGTCACCGCGTTCTACTCCGTGGACACCTTCACCGGGGAGCTGGTCAGGACCTTCACCTGGGCCAACTTCCGCGACCTGGTCACGGGGGAGGTCTACCGCACGATCGTGCTGCGCTCCGTCGGGGTGGCGCTCGCGGTGACGGTCATCGACCTGGTGGTGGCCTTCCCCATGGCGTTCGCGATGGCCAAGCTGGCCTCGCCGCGGGCGCGGCGCTGGCTGGTGATCGCGGTGCTGACGCCACTGTGGGCGAGCTACCTGGTCAAGGCGTACGCGTGGCGGGTGATGTTGTCGTCGGGCGGGCTGCTGGGCTGGGGCTTCGGGCTGACCGCCACGGTGCTGACCCTGGCCTACCTGTGGCTGCCGTACATGATCCTGCCCATCTACGCGGGGCTGGAGCGGCTGCCGAACTCGATGCTGGAGGCGGCGGGGGACCTCGGGGCCAGGGCCTGGCGGGTGTTCCGCACGATCGTGTGGCCGCTGACGTTCCCGGCCGTCATCGCCGGGTCGATCTTCACGTTCTCGCTGTCGCTCGGCGACTACATCGCCGTCAAGATCGTCGGCGGGCGCGGCCAGCTCATCGGGAACGTCGTCTACGACAACATCGGCGCGGCCAACAACCTGCCGTTCGCCGCCGCCGTGGCCACCGTGCCCGTCGTCGTCATGCTCGGTTACCTCGCGGCCGTGCGCCGCACCGGCGCACTGGAGAACCTGTGA
- a CDS encoding ABC transporter ATP-binding protein — protein MNAKISFRDVVKTYPMKDDTFTALDHVSLDIADREFVTVVGPSGCGKSTLMSMAAGLVEPTSGEVLVDGAPVRGPGPDRGVIFQQYALFPWLTVRKNVEFGLKLMDLPAEERRQRAQRAIELVGLADFADALPKMLSGGMKQRCAIARAYAVNPQVLLMDEPFGALDALTRVQLQDQLLDTWSQEQRTVMFITHDVDEAVYLASRVIVMAARPGRLHKVIDVDLPYPRTEEMRLSPEFGRIRNEVWHAVYHQAPAVPAA, from the coding sequence TTGAACGCCAAGATCTCGTTCAGGGACGTCGTCAAGACCTACCCGATGAAGGACGACACCTTCACCGCCCTGGACCACGTGTCGCTGGACATCGCCGACCGCGAGTTCGTCACCGTCGTGGGCCCGTCGGGCTGCGGCAAGAGCACGCTGATGAGCATGGCCGCGGGCCTGGTCGAGCCCACGTCCGGCGAGGTGCTGGTGGACGGCGCGCCGGTGCGCGGCCCCGGCCCGGACCGGGGCGTGATCTTCCAGCAGTACGCGCTGTTCCCCTGGCTGACCGTGCGCAAGAACGTCGAGTTCGGGCTCAAGCTCATGGACCTGCCCGCCGAGGAGCGCAGGCAGCGCGCCCAGCGGGCGATCGAGCTGGTCGGGCTGGCGGACTTCGCCGACGCGCTGCCCAAGATGCTCTCCGGCGGCATGAAGCAGCGCTGCGCCATCGCCCGCGCGTACGCGGTCAACCCGCAGGTGCTGCTCATGGACGAGCCGTTCGGCGCGCTGGACGCGCTGACCCGGGTGCAGCTGCAGGACCAGCTCCTCGACACGTGGAGCCAGGAGCAGCGCACGGTCATGTTCATCACGCACGACGTGGACGAGGCCGTCTACCTGGCCAGCCGCGTGATCGTGATGGCCGCCAGGCCCGGCCGGCTGCACAAGGTCATCGACGTGGACCTGCCGTACCCGAGGACCGAGGAGATGCGGTTGTCGCCCGAGTTCGGGCGGATCCGCAACGAGGTCTGGCACGCCGTCTACCACCAGGCTCCGGCCGTACCCGCGGCCTAG
- a CDS encoding sulfatase-like hydrolase/transferase has protein sequence MNLLFLMTDQHRVDTLGCYGNPHVATPNLDRLAATGTRFDRFYTPTAICTPARASLLTGQAPFRHRLLANYERNVGYLEDLREDAFTFPEALKERGYNLGLIGKWHGGTSRNAASYGFDGPDLPGWHNPVDHPDYVAYLEERGLPPYRISDLIRGTTPNGNQGNLLAARLHQPVEATFEHYLADRAIELMERYAAEGKPFFLATHFFGPHLPYLLPDEYFDMYDPSLVELPPSIAETFEGKPPVQRNYSEHWTFDTIPIEVTRKLIAVYWGYVTLIDQQIGRILDRMDELGLTDRTSVFFTSDHGEFTGAHRLHDKGPAMYEDIYRICGLVRIPGAPPKVRNEFVTLTDCTATILELAGCDPKPAVDSRSLVPLVRGEHPEWPGELLAEFHGHHFPYPQRMIRDDRYKLVVNPESVNELYDLHADPHELSNRYTHPEMAPVRRRLMRRLYDLLRERGDNFYHWMTPMYDIGELDYDPTLSSFEKETAG, from the coding sequence GTGAACCTGCTGTTCCTGATGACCGACCAGCACCGCGTCGACACCCTGGGCTGCTACGGCAACCCGCACGTGGCCACGCCCAACCTGGACAGGCTGGCCGCCACCGGCACGCGGTTCGATCGGTTCTACACGCCTACGGCCATCTGCACGCCCGCGCGGGCGAGCCTGCTCACCGGGCAGGCCCCGTTCAGGCACCGGCTGCTGGCGAACTACGAGCGCAACGTCGGATATCTGGAGGACCTGCGCGAGGACGCGTTCACCTTCCCCGAGGCGCTGAAGGAGCGCGGCTACAACCTGGGGCTGATCGGCAAGTGGCACGGCGGCACCAGCCGCAACGCCGCCTCCTACGGCTTCGACGGGCCCGACCTGCCCGGCTGGCACAACCCGGTGGACCACCCCGACTACGTGGCCTACCTGGAGGAGCGGGGGCTGCCGCCGTACAGGATCTCGGACCTGATCCGGGGCACCACGCCGAACGGCAACCAGGGCAACCTGCTGGCCGCGCGGCTGCACCAGCCGGTCGAGGCCACGTTCGAGCACTACCTGGCGGACCGGGCGATCGAGCTGATGGAGCGGTACGCGGCGGAGGGCAAGCCGTTCTTCCTGGCCACCCACTTCTTCGGGCCGCACCTGCCGTACCTGCTGCCTGACGAGTACTTCGACATGTACGACCCGAGCCTGGTCGAGCTGCCGCCGTCGATCGCGGAGACGTTCGAGGGCAAGCCGCCGGTGCAGCGCAACTACAGCGAGCACTGGACGTTCGACACGATCCCGATCGAGGTCACCCGCAAGCTCATCGCGGTCTACTGGGGTTACGTCACGCTGATCGACCAGCAGATCGGCCGGATCCTCGATCGCATGGACGAGCTGGGCCTGACGGATCGGACGTCGGTGTTCTTCACCTCCGACCACGGCGAGTTCACCGGCGCCCACCGGCTGCACGACAAGGGCCCGGCGATGTACGAGGACATCTACCGCATCTGCGGCCTCGTCCGGATCCCCGGCGCGCCGCCGAAGGTCAGGAACGAGTTCGTGACGCTCACCGACTGCACGGCGACGATCCTGGAGCTGGCGGGCTGCGACCCGAAGCCGGCGGTGGACAGCCGCAGCCTGGTGCCGCTGGTGCGCGGCGAGCACCCCGAGTGGCCGGGCGAGCTGCTCGCGGAGTTCCACGGCCACCACTTCCCCTACCCGCAGCGCATGATCCGCGACGACCGCTACAAGCTGGTCGTCAACCCGGAGTCGGTCAACGAGCTGTACGACCTGCACGCCGACCCGCACGAGCTGAGCAACCGGTACACCCATCCGGAGATGGCACCCGTCCGGCGCCGCCTCATGCGCAGGCTGTACGACCTGCTGCGCGAGCGCGGCGACAACTTCTACCACTGGATGACGCCGATGTACGACATCGGCGAGCTGGACTACGACCCCACACTGAGCTCTTTCGAGAAAGAGACCGCCGGTTGA
- a CDS encoding family 43 glycosylhydrolase, with protein sequence MRTVVGLAALVAGLITPLPAAAQAAPAYSNPVSAGVVDTFPDPTMIHAQDGLWYAYGTQNPVFNSKGEDGERILPILRSTDMVTWEYAGEVFTPETKPDWHAGARLWAPDIRYIGGQYYLYYSLASGDLGLATAPTPTGPWTDHGDVLPAATQASCPTGHIDQAQFTDVDGTHYMYWGSYDVICVARMNADATLVEGSATQLARGRRMEGGYVVRRDGYYYLFYSDAGCCDGAYSGYQVKVGRSTSPLGPFEDDEGVDLMALTSKGAIVVGANGNKWAGPGHSGFTTDLSGQDWLVYHAIPTADPDFPPVGGGRLTALSKRPLLIDRLDWIDGWPVVRAGAGPSEGAQPAPVASYEVGGTFGEGSLAGWRAEGGAWTARTEQDAHGYASRTGGLSYLTTVRKTAAADVRAQADLRVANGAAGLTLAHVNRDNHVAAWLDEDRDALVTDVVIGGRSRGEQVTPLPAGFGFGTWHNVVAELRGTELTVQVSADQLGDPVAEQRRTLPRAAARHGSVGVVARGRADADNVGAAELYRPVTERVPEPEPGELLPEFSDEFDGTAVGAPWQWVRGPAAGVSVAGGKLSWPTQNAELHLANNTASVLWRAAPEGDYTVETKLRFAPTQAAQQAGLLLYEHDDRYFKLAHSALPLQRGGGAVLRMSEFGKEGERPTTTPPIAVANGPMFGGPAAETMWLRLSYHYDAANQENEVRAATSRDGERWVRNGVWTLPAEGRLRIGLVSMNRSGAVAEFDYVRTYRD encoded by the coding sequence ATGCGTACCGTCGTCGGCCTCGCCGCCCTCGTGGCGGGGCTGATCACCCCCCTTCCCGCCGCCGCGCAGGCGGCCCCCGCCTACTCCAACCCCGTCTCGGCCGGGGTCGTGGACACCTTCCCCGACCCCACGATGATCCACGCCCAGGACGGCCTCTGGTACGCCTACGGCACCCAGAACCCGGTCTTCAACAGCAAGGGCGAGGACGGCGAGCGCATCCTGCCGATCCTGCGCTCCACGGACATGGTGACCTGGGAGTACGCCGGCGAGGTGTTCACCCCGGAGACCAAGCCCGACTGGCACGCCGGCGCCCGCCTGTGGGCACCGGACATCAGGTACATCGGCGGCCAGTACTACCTCTACTACTCGCTGGCCAGCGGCGACCTCGGCCTGGCCACCGCGCCGACGCCCACAGGCCCGTGGACCGACCACGGTGACGTGCTGCCGGCCGCCACCCAGGCGAGCTGCCCGACCGGGCACATCGACCAGGCCCAGTTCACGGACGTCGACGGCACCCACTACATGTACTGGGGCAGCTACGACGTCATCTGCGTGGCCCGGATGAACGCCGACGCCACCCTCGTCGAGGGCAGCGCGACCCAGCTCGCCAGGGGCCGCCGGATGGAGGGCGGGTACGTCGTCCGCCGCGACGGCTACTACTACCTGTTCTACTCCGACGCCGGCTGCTGCGACGGCGCCTACAGCGGCTACCAGGTCAAGGTGGGCCGCTCCACCAGCCCGCTCGGCCCGTTCGAGGACGACGAGGGCGTGGACCTGATGGCGCTGACCAGCAAGGGCGCCATCGTCGTGGGCGCCAACGGCAACAAGTGGGCCGGGCCGGGCCACAGCGGCTTCACGACCGACCTGTCCGGCCAGGACTGGCTCGTCTACCACGCCATCCCGACCGCCGACCCGGACTTCCCGCCGGTCGGCGGCGGGCGGCTGACCGCGCTGAGCAAGCGGCCGCTGCTGATCGACCGGCTCGACTGGATCGACGGCTGGCCGGTGGTGCGGGCCGGTGCCGGGCCGTCCGAGGGGGCCCAGCCCGCGCCTGTGGCCTCGTACGAGGTGGGCGGCACGTTCGGCGAGGGCTCGCTGGCCGGCTGGCGAGCCGAGGGCGGCGCCTGGACGGCGCGGACGGAGCAGGACGCGCACGGCTACGCCTCCCGCACCGGCGGGCTGTCGTACCTGACGACGGTCCGCAAGACGGCTGCGGCGGACGTGCGCGCCCAGGCCGACCTGCGGGTGGCCAACGGCGCGGCCGGGCTGACGCTCGCCCACGTCAACCGCGACAACCACGTGGCGGCCTGGCTGGACGAGGACCGCGACGCGCTGGTCACCGACGTCGTGATCGGCGGCCGGAGCCGGGGCGAGCAGGTCACCCCGCTGCCGGCCGGGTTCGGCTTCGGCACCTGGCACAACGTGGTCGCCGAGCTGCGCGGCACCGAGCTGACCGTGCAGGTGAGCGCCGACCAGCTCGGCGACCCGGTGGCCGAGCAGCGGCGCACGCTGCCGCGCGCCGCCGCCCGGCACGGCTCGGTGGGCGTGGTGGCGCGCGGGCGGGCCGACGCCGACAACGTGGGCGCCGCCGAGCTGTACCGGCCGGTCACCGAGCGGGTGCCGGAGCCTGAGCCGGGCGAGCTGCTGCCGGAGTTCAGCGACGAGTTCGACGGCACCGCCGTGGGCGCGCCGTGGCAGTGGGTGCGCGGCCCGGCCGCCGGGGTGTCCGTCGCGGGCGGCAAGCTGTCCTGGCCGACTCAGAACGCCGAGCTGCACCTGGCCAACAACACGGCCTCGGTGTTGTGGCGGGCGGCGCCGGAGGGCGACTACACGGTCGAGACGAAGCTCAGGTTCGCGCCCACGCAGGCCGCCCAGCAGGCGGGGCTGCTGCTGTACGAGCACGACGACCGCTACTTCAAGCTGGCCCACTCCGCGCTGCCGCTGCAGCGGGGCGGCGGGGCCGTGCTGCGGATGAGCGAGTTCGGCAAGGAGGGCGAGCGGCCGACGACCACGCCGCCGATCGCGGTCGCCAACGGGCCGATGTTCGGCGGGCCCGCGGCGGAGACCATGTGGTTGCGGCTGTCGTACCACTACGACGCGGCCAACCAGGAGAACGAGGTGCGCGCGGCGACCAGCCGGGACGGTGAGCGGTGGGTGCGCAACGGGGTCTGGACGCTGCCCGCCGAGGGCAGACTCAGGATCGGCCTGGTGTCCATGAATCGGTCGGGGGCGGTCGCCGAGTTCGACTACGTACGGACTTATCGCGACTGA
- a CDS encoding ABC transporter permease codes for MRLSRPARLLLRLALAAGLAVIYVPLAVVLLNSVNADRTFGWPPSGLTLRWWGAAWASSGVRDALWTSVRAGLGATAIALVLGTMAAFAVQRYRFFGRQTVSLVIILPIALPGIVTGIALNNAFRTVLEPFGVGLGLFTVVVGHATFCVVTVYNNVLARLRRTGTSLEEASADLGAGPFTTFRLVTFPMMRSALLAGGLLAFALSFDEIIVTTFTAGAGVRTLPIWIFENLFRPNQAPVVNVVAAALIVASVVPIYLAQRLSSDVGAH; via the coding sequence GTGAGACTGTCCCGCCCGGCCAGGCTGCTGCTCCGGCTCGCGCTCGCGGCCGGCCTGGCCGTCATCTACGTGCCGCTGGCCGTCGTGCTGCTCAACTCCGTCAACGCCGACCGCACCTTCGGCTGGCCGCCGTCCGGGCTGACGCTGCGCTGGTGGGGCGCGGCCTGGGCCTCCTCGGGGGTACGGGACGCGCTGTGGACCTCGGTGCGGGCCGGGCTCGGAGCCACGGCGATCGCGCTGGTGCTCGGCACGATGGCGGCCTTCGCCGTGCAGCGGTACCGCTTCTTCGGACGGCAGACCGTGTCGCTGGTGATCATCCTGCCCATCGCGCTGCCGGGCATCGTCACCGGGATCGCGCTCAACAACGCCTTCCGCACGGTGCTGGAGCCGTTCGGGGTGGGGCTCGGGCTGTTCACGGTGGTGGTCGGGCACGCCACGTTCTGCGTGGTGACCGTCTACAACAACGTGCTGGCGCGGCTGCGGCGTACCGGGACGAGCCTGGAGGAGGCGTCGGCCGATCTCGGCGCGGGGCCGTTCACCACGTTCCGGCTGGTGACGTTCCCGATGATGCGGTCGGCGCTGCTGGCGGGCGGGCTGCTGGCGTTCGCCCTGTCGTTCGACGAGATCATCGTGACCACGTTCACCGCGGGGGCCGGGGTGCGGACGCTGCCCATCTGGATCTTCGAGAACCTCTTCCGGCCGAATCAGGCGCCGGTGGTGAACGTGGTGGCCGCCGCGCTCATCGTGGCCTCGGTGGTGCCCATCTACCTCGCCCAGCGGCTGTCGTCCGACGTGGGCGCCCACTGA
- a CDS encoding aliphatic sulfonate ABC transporter substrate-binding protein, producing the protein MRSLRRALTAATAVSLLALSVTACSDDGSTVRFGYISDYNGASLLAIAENQGLWEKQGLTPEIKVFTNGPLQIQALGAGDLDFGYIGPGAMWLPATGKAKVVAINTLAYADRVIGRPGIKSIADLKGKKVGVPEGTSGEMVLNLALQKAGMSPADIEKVPMDPATVVSAFVAGQIDGAGIWYPLIDNIKQKVPDLTELASTKEWPDNSFPTAFVGGTKVSDELTDKVIKVLQEANDWRAAHHEESITEAASLLKLDAAKVKADAANVTVMTTQDLVNKTKDGTVAKWLNSLGDFFVSTGKLKTRPEPATYYTGDLYTKAFTK; encoded by the coding sequence ATGCGTTCTCTTCGCCGCGCCCTGACGGCCGCCACGGCGGTGAGCCTGCTCGCACTCTCCGTGACCGCCTGCTCCGACGACGGCTCCACGGTCCGGTTCGGCTACATCAGCGACTACAACGGCGCCAGCCTGCTCGCGATCGCCGAGAATCAGGGCCTGTGGGAGAAGCAGGGTCTCACCCCCGAGATCAAGGTCTTCACCAACGGCCCGCTCCAGATCCAGGCGCTCGGCGCCGGTGACCTGGACTTCGGCTACATCGGCCCGGGCGCCATGTGGCTGCCCGCGACCGGCAAGGCCAAGGTCGTCGCGATCAACACGCTCGCCTACGCCGACCGCGTCATCGGCCGGCCCGGGATCAAGAGCATCGCCGACCTCAAGGGCAAGAAGGTCGGCGTGCCGGAGGGCACGTCCGGCGAGATGGTGCTCAACCTGGCCCTGCAGAAGGCCGGCATGAGCCCCGCGGACATCGAGAAGGTGCCGATGGACCCGGCCACGGTCGTCTCCGCCTTCGTCGCCGGGCAGATCGACGGCGCCGGCATCTGGTACCCGCTGATCGACAACATCAAGCAGAAGGTGCCGGACCTGACGGAGCTGGCCAGCACCAAGGAGTGGCCGGACAACTCGTTCCCCACCGCCTTCGTGGGCGGCACGAAGGTGAGTGACGAGCTCACCGACAAGGTCATCAAGGTGCTGCAGGAGGCCAACGACTGGCGGGCGGCGCACCACGAGGAGTCGATCACGGAGGCGGCGTCGCTGCTCAAGCTGGACGCGGCCAAGGTCAAGGCCGACGCGGCGAACGTCACCGTGATGACCACGCAGGACCTGGTCAACAAGACCAAGGACGGCACCGTGGCCAAGTGGCTCAACAGCCTCGGCGACTTCTTCGTCAGCACCGGCAAGCTCAAGACCCGGCCGGAGCCCGCGACGTACTACACCGGCGATCTCTACACGAAGGCCTTCACCAAGTGA
- a CDS encoding ROK family transcriptional regulator, with amino-acid sequence MSQPRGPLSQLRRGHEELVLGLLRKHGPLSRGELGKRCGLSRTTLYDILAELVASGAVVTATSQEGPRGRGRPAETLTLNPDAGQAIGIDFARRALHVAAVNLAHEVVGSASEPHDADLPWEQRVELAVRLVGSLTGAGSGGGTLRLGALDAIGVGVVGVVGSPEAGPGDPAAGPGDSAAGPGDPAAGPGDPAAAQDGPLAPHPAQVLLRERFGVPVLLDNNTRLAALGESIWGAAAGGQDVLYLRLSHGVGGGLVVGGSLHRGAYGLSGEFGHITVDPGGARCDCGGTGCLETVASIRAVLDAYRAAGGRAADVPELVKAVRAGDRAALTLLGGVGARIGEVLAALCNAIGPSVIVVGGELAETGAALVEPIERALHDHVMPVSRHRVSLRRATLGEVAGALGGIALVLHESPLLSRYPAGPDLAEDPIPDKESR; translated from the coding sequence ATGTCACAACCCCGTGGCCCCCTGTCACAACTCCGGCGCGGGCACGAAGAGCTCGTGCTGGGCCTGCTGCGCAAGCACGGCCCGCTCAGCCGGGGCGAGCTGGGCAAGCGTTGCGGGTTGTCCCGTACGACCCTCTACGACATCCTCGCCGAGCTCGTCGCCTCCGGCGCCGTGGTCACCGCCACCTCCCAGGAGGGGCCGCGCGGCCGTGGCAGGCCGGCCGAGACGCTGACCCTGAACCCCGACGCGGGCCAGGCCATCGGCATCGACTTCGCCCGCCGCGCGCTGCACGTCGCCGCCGTCAACCTGGCCCACGAGGTCGTCGGCTCGGCCAGCGAGCCGCACGACGCCGACCTGCCGTGGGAGCAGCGGGTCGAGCTGGCTGTACGGCTCGTCGGCTCGCTCACCGGCGCCGGCAGCGGCGGCGGCACGCTGCGGCTGGGCGCGCTCGACGCGATCGGCGTCGGCGTGGTCGGCGTGGTCGGCTCCCCCGAGGCCGGACCGGGCGATCCCGCGGCCGGACCGGGCGACTCCGCGGCCGGACCAGGTGACCCCGCCGCCGGACCAGGTGACCCCGCCGCCGCTCAGGACGGCCCGCTCGCGCCGCACCCCGCGCAGGTGCTGCTGCGTGAGCGGTTCGGCGTGCCGGTGCTGCTGGACAACAACACCCGGCTCGCCGCACTGGGCGAGTCCATCTGGGGCGCCGCCGCGGGCGGGCAGGACGTGCTCTACCTGCGCCTGTCCCACGGTGTCGGTGGCGGGCTGGTGGTCGGCGGATCGTTGCACCGCGGCGCGTACGGGCTGTCAGGCGAGTTCGGCCACATCACGGTCGATCCGGGCGGCGCGCGCTGCGACTGCGGCGGCACCGGCTGCCTGGAGACCGTCGCCTCGATAAGAGCCGTGCTGGACGCCTACCGCGCCGCCGGCGGCCGGGCCGCGGACGTACCGGAGCTGGTCAAGGCCGTCCGCGCGGGCGACCGGGCCGCGCTCACCCTGCTCGGCGGCGTCGGCGCCAGGATCGGCGAGGTGCTCGCGGCCCTGTGCAACGCCATCGGCCCGAGCGTGATCGTGGTCGGCGGCGAGCTGGCCGAGACCGGGGCCGCGCTCGTCGAGCCGATCGAGCGGGCGCTGCACGACCACGTCATGCCGGTCTCCCGGCACCGGGTGAGCCTGCGCCGCGCCACGCTCGGCGAGGTCGCCGGCGCCCTCGGCGGCATCGCCCTGGTGCTGCACGAATCCCCCCTGCTTTCCCGCTATCCGGCCGGGCCGGATCTCGCGGAGGACCCGATCCCCGACAAGGAGTCTCGATGA
- a CDS encoding ABC transporter substrate-binding protein, which produces MRRIGTAFAAAALALATACGGSTPTQPGAPAPGQSGFVPPALQAQRAVGTGEGQVNLVAWAGYVEDGSNDPKVDWVTPFEQETGCQVNTKVAGTSDEMVTLMRTGQYDAVSASGDASLRLIAAGTVAPVNTSLIPNYADVFDGLKSKPWNSVNGVPYGVPHGRGANLLMWRTDTVKPAPDSWSVVFDPNSPYKGKVTAYDSPIYIADAAVYLMATKPDLGIKNPYALDDKQFQAAVDLLKQQKQIIGEYWSDYTKEIQAFKSGDSVVGTTWQVIVNVAKSEQAPVEAVLPKEGATGWSDTWMVAAKAAHPNCAYRWLDWIISPTANAQVAEYFGEAPSNAKACAETADPKHCETFHATDETYFSKVHYWTTPIAQCLDGRTDVTCKDYAKWTRAWTEIKG; this is translated from the coding sequence ATGCGACGCATCGGAACAGCCTTCGCAGCGGCGGCCCTCGCGCTCGCCACCGCCTGCGGCGGCTCCACCCCCACGCAGCCGGGCGCCCCCGCCCCCGGCCAGAGCGGCTTCGTGCCGCCGGCGCTCCAGGCCCAGCGGGCCGTCGGCACCGGCGAGGGCCAGGTGAACCTCGTCGCCTGGGCCGGCTACGTCGAGGACGGCAGCAACGACCCCAAGGTGGACTGGGTCACCCCGTTCGAGCAGGAGACCGGCTGCCAGGTGAACACCAAGGTCGCCGGCACCTCCGACGAGATGGTCACGCTCATGCGGACCGGCCAGTACGACGCGGTCTCCGCCTCGGGCGACGCCTCGCTGCGCCTGATCGCGGCCGGCACCGTGGCCCCCGTCAACACCAGCCTGATCCCCAACTACGCCGACGTGTTCGACGGCCTGAAGAGCAAGCCGTGGAACTCCGTGAACGGCGTCCCGTACGGGGTCCCGCACGGCCGCGGCGCCAACCTGCTCATGTGGCGCACCGACACGGTCAAGCCCGCCCCCGACTCGTGGAGCGTCGTCTTCGACCCGAACTCGCCGTACAAGGGCAAGGTCACCGCGTACGACTCGCCCATCTACATCGCCGACGCCGCCGTCTACCTCATGGCCACCAAGCCCGACCTCGGCATCAAGAACCCGTACGCGCTGGACGACAAGCAGTTCCAGGCCGCCGTGGACCTGCTCAAGCAGCAGAAGCAGATCATCGGCGAGTACTGGTCCGACTACACCAAGGAGATCCAGGCGTTCAAGAGCGGCGACTCCGTCGTGGGCACCACCTGGCAGGTGATCGTGAACGTGGCCAAGAGCGAGCAGGCCCCCGTGGAGGCCGTGCTGCCCAAGGAGGGCGCGACCGGCTGGTCCGACACGTGGATGGTGGCCGCCAAGGCCGCGCACCCGAACTGCGCCTACCGGTGGCTCGACTGGATCATCTCGCCGACCGCCAACGCGCAGGTCGCCGAGTACTTCGGCGAGGCCCCGTCCAACGCGAAGGCGTGCGCGGAGACCGCCGACCCGAAGCACTGCGAGACCTTCCACGCCACCGACGAGACCTACTTCTCCAAGGTCCACTACTGGACCACCCCGATCGCCCAGTGCCTCGACGGCCGCACCGACGTCACGTGCAAGGACTACGCCAAGTGGACGCGGGCCTGGACGGAGATCAAGGGTTGA